The nucleotide sequence TCAACTGCTGCAGCCGGGGAATAAAGCGACCGCCGGTAAAAGGCGTATCAAGCCAAAGCGTTGTAATTTCCTCAGCCAGCCGCTGGCTGATAACCCGGCTGCCCATACACAGCACATTAATATTGACATCGCTTTTCGCATATTTGGCAGTAAACAATTCATTGCAAAGACCGGCTCGCACTCCCGGCACTTTATTGGCGGCAATCGACATGCCCATTCCGGTACCGCAAATTAAAATACCACCGTCAG is from Propionispora vibrioides and encodes:
- the rpiB gene encoding ribose 5-phosphate isomerase B encodes the protein MKIAIGSDHAGYAMKEGLKKFLANRSIEVVDCGPDTDAKPAEYVPIAKAVAEKAAGAEADGGILICGTGMGMSIAANKVPGVRAGLCNELFTAKYAKSDVNINVLCMGSRVISQRLAEEITTLWLDTPFTGGRFIPRLQQLSELEAETRDGR